The following proteins are co-located in the Trichormus variabilis 0441 genome:
- the cobN gene encoding cobaltochelatase subunit CobN → MHRISTTSVGWNQSEGVIFLEQTPAPFVLITAADTDIQTLAAAVPKLPATFPAIRVANLLLLQQQISIDTYAEQVLELAQVIILRLLGGRSYWAYGLEVVQEIVERTGITLIVMPGDDALDPELISQSTAPVGTVNQIWQYFYEGGVQNIVNALQFISDVSLKTTYNPPAPQRVPRVGLYDWGLGTGDWELGTNRRGNEGNEVEFSPTSSQSPLPKVGILFYRAHYLAGNIQVIDALCAALWQRNLQPVPVFISSLRDPDVQAELIDFFQPKDSQQISLLLNTTSFSLARLETEAPQTELWEKLDVPVLQVILSGGFVEQWEAQLNGLSPRDIAMNVALPEVDGRIISRAVSFKAIQTRNPDLETDVVVYEPISDRIDFVAQLAANWVHLRSQPPQQRRIALILANYPNRDGRLANGVGLDTPESCVEILKALQQAGYFVENLPTNGDELIQMLTAGVTNDPEGRELRPVRQSLSNEEYQEYFACLPTAVQQGINERWGLGEPANHFTSSSFPIPGIQFGNVFVGIQPSRGYDIDPSLNYHAPDLEPTHAYLAFYYWVRESFGADAVVHMGKHGNLEWLPGKSLALSSNCYPEAVFGPMPHLYPFIVNDPGEGSQAKRRAQAVIIDHLTPPMTRAELYGALQKLENLVDEYYEAESLDPSRLGAIRDRIRDLVIQENLYKDLGIENEEDIVNFESLILNSLDGYLCELKEAQIRDGLHIFGQCPQGRQLRDLIVAIARIPNRHSPGITRALANTWGLDFDPLTDNFSTPLSTQDQKLLAEKTQNPCRTVGDAVTALEEHASLLVESLINSPPSPLPSSSPTSPLNTVLHWIKSKLLPSLQQTPAEITNLLHGLDGGYIPSAASGAPTRGRPEVLPTGRNFYAVDIRAIPTETAWDIGRKAAENLIECYTQEHGEYPKTLGLSVWGTATMRTGGDDIAEALALLGVQPVWDGAARRVIDLDILPLSVLGRPRVDVTLRISGFFRDAFPNLMDLFEQAVNAVAALDEPPEQNPLAAQIRQDTDFWIQQGLTPETAFERSRYRLFGSKPGAYGAGLQGLIESQNWQNDQDLANAYINWSCYAYSSGKSKEAGTEISPQSPIPSPEAFTQRLGQMQIVLHNQDNREHDLLDSDDYYQFQGGLTAAVRSLQGKNPETYFGDNSIPSQPRVRQLREEIARVYRSRVVNPKWIEGMMRHGYKGAFEMAATVDFLFAYDATTRCVEDYMYQGVMQAYLLDPVVCTYIENKNPHALRDIAERLLEANQRGLWENVNIETLENLRNLVHQAEATIEAK, encoded by the coding sequence ATGCATCGTATAAGTACCACATCGGTAGGATGGAATCAGTCAGAGGGTGTGATTTTTCTGGAACAAACCCCAGCTCCCTTTGTGTTGATTACGGCTGCTGATACCGATATTCAAACCCTCGCAGCCGCAGTCCCCAAATTACCTGCAACATTCCCTGCAATTAGAGTAGCTAACTTGTTGTTATTGCAACAACAAATAAGTATAGATACTTATGCAGAACAAGTTTTAGAACTTGCCCAGGTAATTATTTTGCGCCTACTAGGAGGACGTTCCTATTGGGCGTATGGTTTAGAAGTTGTCCAAGAAATCGTGGAACGCACTGGTATAACCCTAATTGTAATGCCTGGTGACGATGCTCTCGATCCTGAATTGATCTCTCAGTCTACCGCGCCTGTAGGTACTGTTAACCAAATATGGCAGTATTTTTATGAAGGTGGCGTACAAAATATTGTTAACGCTCTGCAATTTATTTCCGACGTATCTTTAAAAACTACATACAATCCCCCCGCGCCACAAAGGGTTCCTCGTGTTGGGTTGTATGACTGGGGACTGGGGACTGGGGACTGGGAACTGGGGACGAATAGACGAGGAAACGAAGGTAACGAAGTAGAATTTTCTCCCACATCTTCCCAATCCCCACTTCCCAAAGTAGGCATTCTCTTTTACCGCGCCCACTATTTGGCGGGAAATATTCAGGTAATTGATGCGTTGTGTGCGGCTTTGTGGCAGAGAAATTTACAGCCTGTGCCGGTGTTTATTTCTTCTTTGCGTGATCCTGATGTGCAAGCAGAGTTGATTGATTTTTTTCAGCCTAAAGATTCACAACAAATTTCACTTTTACTTAATACCACAAGCTTTTCATTAGCCCGTTTAGAAACTGAAGCACCCCAAACCGAACTTTGGGAAAAATTAGATGTCCCAGTTTTACAAGTGATTCTCAGTGGCGGATTTGTTGAACAATGGGAAGCACAGTTAAACGGACTTTCTCCCCGTGATATAGCAATGAACGTCGCCTTACCGGAAGTAGATGGCAGAATTATCAGCCGGGCTGTCTCATTTAAGGCGATACAAACTCGCAATCCCGATTTAGAAACAGATGTGGTAGTTTATGAACCAATAAGCGATCGCATCGACTTTGTAGCCCAACTCGCAGCAAATTGGGTACACCTCCGTTCCCAACCGCCCCAACAGCGCCGCATAGCCCTAATTTTGGCAAACTATCCCAACCGCGACGGCCGCCTAGCCAACGGTGTGGGGCTAGACACGCCAGAAAGTTGTGTAGAAATCCTCAAAGCTTTACAGCAAGCAGGCTATTTCGTGGAAAACCTGCCCACCAATGGCGACGAATTAATTCAAATGCTCACGGCTGGCGTAACAAATGACCCAGAAGGCAGAGAACTACGTCCAGTGCGGCAAAGCTTATCTAATGAGGAATATCAAGAGTATTTTGCTTGTTTACCAACAGCAGTGCAGCAAGGTATTAATGAGCGTTGGGGACTGGGAGAACCAGCTAATCATTTTACCTCATCGTCCTTTCCCATTCCTGGTATCCAGTTCGGCAATGTCTTCGTAGGCATTCAACCATCAAGGGGTTATGATATTGACCCCAGCTTGAATTATCATGCGCCAGATTTAGAACCTACCCATGCTTATTTGGCTTTTTATTATTGGGTGAGAGAATCTTTTGGTGCTGATGCTGTTGTTCATATGGGAAAACATGGCAATTTAGAATGGCTCCCTGGTAAAAGCTTGGCTTTATCTAGTAATTGCTATCCAGAAGCAGTTTTTGGCCCTATGCCTCACCTATACCCATTTATTGTTAATGACCCTGGTGAAGGTTCCCAAGCCAAGCGTCGCGCTCAGGCGGTAATAATAGACCATCTTACGCCCCCGATGACCCGCGCTGAATTATACGGTGCTTTGCAAAAGCTGGAAAATTTAGTTGATGAGTATTACGAGGCGGAAAGTTTAGATCCTTCTCGCTTGGGAGCAATCCGCGATCGCATTCGTGATTTAGTTATCCAAGAAAATCTTTACAAAGATTTAGGAATTGAAAACGAAGAAGATATCGTTAATTTTGAATCTCTGATTTTGAACTCCTTAGATGGGTATCTCTGCGAATTGAAAGAAGCTCAAATCAGAGACGGCCTGCACATTTTTGGGCAATGTCCCCAAGGACGACAACTCAGGGATTTAATAGTGGCGATCGCCCGTATCCCCAACCGCCATTCCCCAGGTATTACCAGGGCTTTAGCCAACACTTGGGGCTTAGACTTCGACCCCCTCACAGACAACTTCAGCACCCCATTATCAACACAAGACCAAAAACTGTTAGCCGAAAAAACCCAAAATCCCTGCCGCACAGTCGGCGATGCCGTCACAGCCCTAGAAGAACACGCCTCCCTATTAGTAGAAAGCCTCATCAATTCTCCCCCCTCCCCCCTGCCCTCCTCATCTCCCACCTCCCCACTTAACACAGTCCTCCACTGGATCAAATCCAAACTCCTCCCATCCCTACAACAAACCCCAGCAGAAATTACCAACCTCCTACATGGGCTAGATGGTGGATACATCCCCAGTGCAGCTTCTGGCGCACCCACACGGGGCAGACCAGAAGTTTTGCCTACAGGTAGAAACTTTTATGCTGTTGATATTCGCGCTATCCCCACAGAGACCGCCTGGGATATTGGTAGAAAGGCAGCAGAAAACCTGATTGAATGCTACACCCAGGAGCATGGTGAGTATCCCAAAACACTAGGCTTATCTGTGTGGGGAACTGCAACGATGCGGACTGGTGGCGATGACATAGCCGAAGCTTTGGCTTTATTAGGCGTACAACCAGTATGGGACGGTGCAGCACGACGCGTTATTGATTTAGATATACTGCCATTAAGCGTCTTAGGTAGACCTCGTGTCGATGTCACCTTACGCATTTCCGGCTTCTTCCGTGACGCTTTCCCCAACTTAATGGATTTATTTGAGCAAGCTGTCAACGCAGTTGCGGCTCTAGATGAACCCCCAGAACAAAACCCCCTAGCCGCCCAAATCCGCCAAGACACTGATTTTTGGATACAACAAGGCTTAACTCCAGAAACAGCCTTTGAGCGATCGCGCTATCGTCTCTTCGGTTCTAAACCAGGGGCTTACGGAGCCGGACTCCAAGGCCTAATCGAATCACAAAACTGGCAAAACGACCAAGACTTAGCCAACGCCTATATCAACTGGAGCTGCTACGCCTATTCTTCAGGCAAAAGTAAGGAAGCAGGCACAGAAATTAGTCCCCAATCCCCAATCCCCTCTCCCGAAGCCTTCACCCAGCGCTTAGGACAGATGCAAATTGTCCTACACAATCAAGACAACCGCGAACACGACTTGCTTGATTCGGACGACTATTATCAATTCCAAGGTGGTTTAACAGCTGCGGTACGTTCCCTACAAGGTAAAAATCCCGAAACTTATTTTGGTGATAATTCCATTCCATCCCAACCCCGTGTCCGCCAACTGCGAGAAGAAATTGCCAGAGTGTATCGTTCTCGTGTGGTTAATCCCAAGTGGATTGAGGGAATGATGCGCCACGGCTATAAAGGTGCATTTGAAATGGCAGCCACCGTAGATTTTCTCTTTGCCTATGATGCCACTACCAGATGTGTGGAAGACTATATGTATCAAGGTGTTATGCAGGCCTACTTGCTTGATCCAGTAGTTTGCACGTATATTGAGAATAAAAATCCCCATGCACTGCGTGATATTGCTGAAAGACTGTTAGAAGCAAACCAACGCGGTTTATGGGAAAATGTAAATATAGAAACACTTGAAAATTTACGTAATTTAGTACATCAAGCCGAAGCAACCATCGAAGCAAAATAA
- a CDS encoding GAF domain-containing sensor histidine kinase, translating to MLSSPDLSFSRNLPLVVFNQLGELLQQMAQSVETSTLLLTESLLSRVFVPMEWHSQRFTLVVSEGFSALLLGNWEQQELPESENWILAMPSPLNQGIAGDRETQKQEIYSASSIPQAAQSPLTLTELNTRLTFNSEAIASFLAKLRDLFGDDSPTHQHLERYRQILKPNDATRQSQFTLLLLEHLLPKNNEEVTASASVNNSEEVYACQAVEDALKKQISQERLLNQVTTQIRKSLDLPVIMATAIAQVREFLELDRLVIYKFEGSRVNTQNTRPPRLEDWQNYGGCIVYEARATDIIPSVLDYQEKTCFSRHSQCWEKYRQGFTLVIDDIEQAYALEECLVNFLRENQVRAKLAAPIIFEDKLWGLLIAHQCHSPRQWNDSDKNLLISIAEQLAIAIHQSELMRSLQDAAHRLTQEKHTLEQRVIERTMALRDALLAAEAASRLRSEFLATISHELLTPLTYVIGMSSTLLRWPLGELSQRQRDYLQTIHDSGEHLLDMINDILDLSQIEAGKTVLNIAEFSLIKVAENTIESLVEKALSEKVNLKLDLQIDPRRDRFTADAARIEQILWNLLTNAIKFTPEGGNVTLRVWVEEDTSIFQVEDTGIGIPEEQLPLLFEKFQQLDTPYRRRYEGTGLGLALTKQLVELHRGRIEVESTVGIGSIFTVWIPYQEIRE from the coding sequence ATGCTGAGTTCTCCTGATTTGAGCTTTTCTCGAAATTTGCCTTTAGTTGTATTCAATCAACTCGGAGAATTGTTGCAGCAGATGGCTCAATCAGTAGAAACTAGTACTTTGTTACTCACTGAATCCTTGTTATCACGGGTTTTCGTGCCAATGGAGTGGCACAGTCAGAGGTTTACTTTGGTGGTTTCTGAGGGATTTAGTGCGCTTTTGCTGGGAAACTGGGAGCAACAAGAATTACCAGAGTCGGAAAATTGGATTCTGGCTATGCCTTCCCCATTGAATCAAGGCATCGCTGGAGATAGAGAAACACAAAAGCAAGAAATATACTCAGCTTCCAGTATTCCACAGGCTGCTCAATCCCCGTTAACACTAACAGAGCTTAATACTAGGTTGACATTTAATTCAGAGGCGATCGCTTCCTTCCTGGCAAAATTGAGAGACTTGTTTGGGGATGATTCCCCTACTCACCAGCATCTTGAACGCTATCGGCAAATTTTAAAGCCTAATGATGCTACGCGCCAAAGCCAATTTACTTTGTTGTTATTAGAACATCTTTTGCCTAAGAACAATGAGGAAGTAACAGCTTCTGCCAGTGTAAATAATTCTGAAGAAGTTTATGCTTGTCAAGCAGTCGAAGATGCTCTGAAAAAACAGATTTCCCAAGAACGACTGTTAAATCAAGTTACCACCCAGATTCGCAAAAGCCTAGACTTGCCAGTAATTATGGCAACAGCGATCGCACAAGTACGGGAGTTTCTAGAATTAGACAGGTTAGTAATATATAAATTCGAGGGTTCCAGAGTCAATACGCAAAACACAAGGCCACCCCGCCTTGAAGACTGGCAAAATTACGGTGGTTGTATAGTTTATGAAGCTCGTGCCACAGATATCATCCCATCAGTATTAGATTATCAAGAAAAAACCTGCTTCAGTCGTCATTCTCAATGTTGGGAGAAATATCGTCAAGGATTTACCTTAGTAATCGATGATATTGAACAAGCTTACGCCTTAGAAGAATGTCTGGTCAATTTTTTAAGGGAAAACCAAGTTAGAGCAAAATTAGCAGCACCGATTATTTTTGAAGATAAACTTTGGGGTTTATTAATTGCCCATCAGTGCCATAGTCCCCGCCAGTGGAATGATAGTGATAAGAATTTACTGATTTCCATTGCCGAACAATTAGCGATCGCCATTCATCAATCAGAATTAATGCGATCTCTGCAAGATGCTGCCCACAGGCTCACTCAAGAAAAACACACCCTAGAACAGCGAGTTATTGAGCGGACGATGGCTTTGCGGGATGCCCTCTTGGCGGCGGAAGCTGCTAGTCGCCTAAGGAGTGAATTTCTCGCCACCATTAGTCATGAATTGCTCACACCTTTAACTTACGTCATTGGGATGTCTTCTACTTTATTACGTTGGCCTTTGGGTGAGTTGAGTCAACGACAAAGAGATTATTTACAAACAATCCACGATAGTGGCGAACATTTGCTAGACATGATCAACGACATCCTTGATTTATCGCAAATTGAGGCGGGGAAAACTGTTTTAAATATTGCCGAATTTTCTTTAATCAAGGTAGCAGAAAATACTATAGAATCTCTGGTAGAAAAAGCTCTATCTGAAAAAGTCAATCTCAAACTGGATTTACAAATAGATCCTAGACGCGATCGCTTCACCGCCGACGCTGCACGAATAGAACAAATCCTCTGGAATCTATTAACAAATGCCATTAAATTCACACCAGAAGGTGGCAATGTCACCTTACGGGTTTGGGTAGAAGAAGATACCTCTATATTTCAAGTAGAAGATACAGGTATTGGTATTCCTGAAGAACAATTACCATTATTATTTGAAAAATTCCAGCAACTTGATACACCCTATCGCCGCCGCTACGAAGGTACAGGCTTAGGTTTAGCTTTAACTAAGCAATTAGTAGAACTGCACCGAGGACGCATTGAGGTTGAGTCCACCGTAGGTATTGGCTCAATTTTCACCGTGTGGATACCATATCAAGAAATTAGGGAGTAG
- a CDS encoding metallophosphoesterase family protein, which yields MNLKRRQFLFLSSLSAFGTGLLAWKFAHKYYQSSDLAIASPPKKDLLLRFVSVADTGTGARGQYAVAKAMTLYHKQNPYNLVVLAGDNIYNNGEIEKVNAVFERPYQDLLKQGVKFQACLGNHDIRTDNGDPQVRYPSFNMNGRRYYTFRRDRVQFFALDTNNNADWQNQLTWLEKELSSSNAPWKIVFGHHPIYSSGVYGSNQAFIKTFTPLFQKYGVQLYINGHEHSYERTRAIDGTTYLICGAGAGNRPVGRSKWTEYSTSDLSFATYEVYPDRIELNAITTNNRVFDRGIIRRVGV from the coding sequence ATGAATCTCAAACGTCGTCAATTTTTATTTTTAAGTAGTCTCAGCGCTTTTGGAACTGGATTATTAGCCTGGAAATTCGCCCATAAATATTACCAAAGTAGTGATTTGGCGATCGCCTCACCACCCAAAAAAGATTTACTTTTACGTTTTGTATCGGTGGCTGACACGGGAACTGGGGCAAGAGGACAGTATGCTGTGGCTAAGGCAATGACGCTTTACCACAAGCAAAATCCCTATAATTTAGTCGTTTTAGCTGGCGATAATATTTACAATAACGGTGAAATTGAAAAAGTTAACGCAGTTTTTGAGCGTCCCTATCAAGATTTACTCAAACAAGGAGTGAAATTTCAGGCTTGTTTAGGGAATCACGATATTCGCACTGATAATGGTGATCCGCAAGTCCGCTATCCTAGTTTTAATATGAACGGACGGCGATATTATACATTTCGCCGCGATCGCGTACAATTTTTCGCTTTAGATACTAACAATAATGCCGATTGGCAAAACCAGCTAACTTGGTTAGAAAAAGAATTAAGCAGTAGTAATGCCCCGTGGAAAATAGTATTTGGGCATCATCCCATTTATTCATCCGGTGTCTACGGCAGTAATCAAGCTTTTATTAAAACCTTCACACCACTATTTCAGAAATACGGAGTCCAGCTTTATATCAATGGACACGAACACAGTTACGAACGCACTCGTGCTATCGACGGGACAACCTATTTAATTTGTGGTGCTGGCGCGGGTAATCGTCCTGTAGGGCGTTCAAAATGGACAGAATACTCAACCAGTGATTTAAGTTTTGCTACCTATGAAGTTTACCCAGATAGGATAGAACTAAATGCGATCACTACTAATAATCGGGTTTTTGACAGGGGAATTATTAGAAGGGTAGGGGTGTAG
- a CDS encoding phosphoserine transaminase: MSEHLTLPTNKPQVTHFSSGPCAKHPGWSVSNLENACLGRSHRSEDGKAKLSEVIERSKQILGLPADYRLGIVPASDTGAVEMALWSLLGQRPLDILAWESFGQEWVKDVVDELKLPDVRLLKAPYGGLPNLDEVDFSHDVVFLWNGTTSGVRVPNGDWIKDDRQGLTICDATSAVFAMDIPWEKIDVLTYSWQKVLGGEAQHGVIVLSPRAVERLQTYEPAWPIPKIFRLSQKGKLIEGIFKGDTINTPSMLCVEDALDALIWAESVGGLPGLISRSEANLAAIAQWVKQSNWADFLAEKPETRSCTSICLKIVDAAFASLSAEDQGKFAKKLAKLLEKQQVAYDIAPYRAAPPGLRIWGGATVETADIEALLPWLDWAYANVKAEFVPVA, translated from the coding sequence ATGTCAGAGCATCTTACCCTTCCAACAAATAAACCTCAAGTTACTCATTTCTCCTCTGGCCCTTGCGCCAAGCACCCTGGTTGGTCTGTGTCGAATCTGGAAAACGCCTGCTTGGGTCGTTCTCACAGGTCTGAAGATGGCAAAGCCAAGTTATCTGAAGTGATTGAACGTTCCAAACAAATTCTCGGCTTACCGGCTGATTATCGCTTAGGTATCGTTCCGGCTTCTGACACGGGTGCAGTGGAAATGGCCTTATGGTCGCTACTGGGACAAAGACCTCTAGACATCTTGGCATGGGAAAGTTTTGGTCAGGAATGGGTCAAAGATGTTGTCGATGAGTTGAAGTTACCCGATGTGCGTCTGTTGAAAGCACCCTATGGCGGGTTGCCTAACTTAGATGAGGTTGATTTCAGCCATGATGTGGTGTTTTTGTGGAATGGCACGACTTCCGGCGTGAGAGTGCCGAATGGTGATTGGATCAAAGACGATCGCCAAGGTCTAACCATTTGCGATGCTACATCTGCCGTATTTGCGATGGATATTCCTTGGGAAAAAATAGATGTATTGACTTACTCCTGGCAAAAAGTATTGGGTGGAGAAGCCCAGCACGGTGTGATTGTCCTCTCACCCCGTGCTGTGGAAAGACTCCAAACTTATGAACCAGCTTGGCCTATACCAAAAATTTTCCGCCTGTCCCAAAAAGGCAAATTAATTGAAGGCATTTTTAAGGGAGATACCATCAATACACCATCGATGTTGTGTGTGGAAGATGCCCTAGATGCGTTGATTTGGGCGGAAAGTGTCGGCGGTTTACCTGGTTTAATTAGTCGTAGTGAAGCCAACTTAGCGGCGATCGCTCAATGGGTTAAACAAAGCAATTGGGCTGATTTCTTGGCTGAGAAACCAGAAACTCGTTCTTGTACTTCAATTTGCTTAAAAATCGTTGATGCTGCCTTTGCTAGCTTGAGTGCAGAAGACCAAGGTAAATTTGCTAAGAAACTAGCAAAACTACTGGAAAAACAGCAAGTAGCTTACGATATTGCCCCCTATCGTGCTGCGCCTCCCGGACTGCGAATTTGGGGAGGCGCTACAGTAGAAACTGCTGATATTGAAGCTCTGCTTCCTTGGTTAGATTGGGCATACGCGAATGTGAAGGCTGAGTTTGTGCCAGTAGCTTGA
- the mgtE gene encoding magnesium transporter: MLTQDVRIALMDVADLNQLKWDLNRLQPVDVGEYITQLPEKQRAIAFRLLNKNQAIDVFEYLPTEVQEELINSLHDAQVVQLVEEMSPDERAELFDELPAGVIKRLLRELSPEQRQATATILGYPEGTAGRVMTTEYVRLRQGLTVGEALSKIRRQDEDKETIYYAYVTDDNRKLVRVVSLRQLLFTFPDVLIRDIASDRVVKVRTDTPQEEVAQIMKRYDLIAIPVVDREERLVGIITIDDVVDILEEEATEDIQKLAGVSGDEAALSSPLRTICNRLPWLLGIMALYIGAASAIAPFQSIIAAVPVLAVIMPIFSNTGGTVGIQALTVTIRGLGIGEVTPKDTMKILRKEIFAGLGTAVVLAMTMFALSLIWAKPQERWVAVIAGTVMATNTIVAVTLGTLLPMGLKRLKLDPALVSGPLVTTMLDTIGFLTFLTLISTALNVFHLPA; encoded by the coding sequence ATGCTCACACAGGATGTTCGCATTGCGCTCATGGATGTTGCTGATTTAAACCAGCTCAAGTGGGATTTAAATCGGTTACAACCTGTAGATGTAGGCGAGTATATTACTCAATTGCCAGAAAAGCAGCGAGCGATCGCCTTTCGTCTCCTCAACAAAAATCAGGCAATTGATGTATTTGAATATTTGCCGACAGAAGTTCAGGAAGAACTAATTAACTCCTTACACGATGCACAGGTGGTGCAACTTGTGGAGGAAATGAGTCCCGATGAACGGGCAGAATTATTTGATGAACTACCGGCTGGTGTCATCAAGCGGTTATTACGAGAACTCAGTCCCGAACAAAGACAAGCAACCGCCACTATTCTTGGTTATCCCGAAGGTACAGCCGGGCGGGTGATGACTACTGAATATGTGCGTTTGCGTCAAGGTTTGACGGTGGGAGAAGCCCTGAGTAAGATTCGCCGTCAGGACGAAGACAAGGAAACAATCTACTACGCCTATGTTACAGATGACAACCGCAAACTAGTGCGGGTTGTTTCCTTACGACAATTGTTATTTACCTTTCCCGATGTTTTGATTCGTGATATTGCGAGCGATCGCGTTGTTAAGGTCAGAACTGATACACCCCAAGAAGAAGTCGCTCAAATTATGAAGCGCTACGACTTAATTGCTATCCCTGTAGTTGATCGGGAAGAGCGATTAGTGGGTATTATTACTATTGATGATGTAGTCGATATTTTAGAAGAAGAAGCAACGGAAGATATTCAAAAGTTAGCTGGGGTCAGTGGTGATGAAGCCGCTTTGTCTTCTCCACTACGGACTATCTGCAACCGCTTACCCTGGTTGTTAGGAATAATGGCTTTGTATATTGGTGCAGCTAGTGCGATCGCCCCTTTTCAATCAATCATTGCTGCTGTACCAGTATTAGCCGTGATTATGCCCATATTTTCCAATACAGGGGGAACAGTCGGTATCCAAGCATTAACAGTTACCATTCGTGGTTTAGGTATAGGCGAAGTCACGCCCAAAGATACTATGAAAATCTTGCGGAAAGAAATTTTCGCAGGTTTAGGGACGGCTGTAGTGTTAGCAATGACCATGTTTGCCCTTTCCTTAATTTGGGCTAAACCCCAAGAACGATGGGTAGCGGTAATTGCCGGTACAGTTATGGCAACTAATACAATAGTGGCTGTAACACTTGGTACTTTGTTGCCAATGGGTTTGAAACGCCTAAAATTAGATCCTGCCCTAGTCAGTGGTCCATTAGTCACCACAATGCTTGACACCATCGGCTTTTTAACCTTCTTAACTCTGATTTCTACAGCCTTAAATGTGTTTCACTTGCCAGCTTAG
- a CDS encoding IS630-like element ISAva6 family transposase — protein MVRPRIKLTEHLSTEEIEQSYRRCEDAQEKTRWLVIKLLNQQPQLSAQKVAEIVGFSGDWVRKIVRRYNKLGANGIINQQKLKPGGKKLALTNEQQQWLRQRLASPPEDGGLWSAPKVGELIRVQFGITLHVTTAWDYLKRLGFSLQQPRPLHTEAATFVQRQMFKTELTEFVRLLRFLHPHKSVEVWAEDEARLGLKPIVRRVWTPVGHRPNAVHRTRYQWLYTYGFVHPATGESFFLILPRVNIAVMQMALDAFAAEVNPHHHKIIVLLVDQAGWHTSKQLMLPAGIILFPLPAYTPQLQPTECVWSLLREAVANQMFSTLDELETVLISRCQWLMSHPQIVHGKVGFDWICQI, from the coding sequence ATGGTACGTCCCAGGATAAAACTAACAGAGCATCTATCAACAGAAGAAATAGAACAAAGTTATCGCCGATGTGAAGATGCACAAGAGAAAACCCGATGGTTAGTGATTAAATTGCTCAATCAACAACCACAGTTGTCAGCGCAAAAGGTAGCAGAGATTGTGGGATTCTCAGGGGACTGGGTGAGAAAAATCGTGCGGCGATACAACAAGCTAGGAGCAAACGGAATCATCAATCAACAGAAACTGAAACCAGGAGGAAAAAAACTTGCACTCACAAACGAGCAACAACAGTGGTTGCGCCAAAGGTTAGCTTCACCACCAGAAGATGGGGGGTTATGGAGTGCGCCAAAAGTAGGGGAATTGATCCGAGTACAGTTTGGAATTACACTCCATGTCACTACAGCTTGGGATTACCTCAAAAGGCTAGGATTTAGTCTGCAACAACCACGACCTCTGCATACTGAGGCGGCAACTTTTGTTCAAAGACAGATGTTTAAAACTGAGTTAACGGAGTTTGTGCGATTGTTACGTTTCCTCCATCCGCACAAATCAGTTGAAGTTTGGGCAGAAGATGAAGCTCGATTAGGCCTCAAACCCATCGTCCGTCGAGTTTGGACACCAGTAGGTCATCGTCCCAATGCTGTGCATCGCACTCGTTACCAATGGCTTTATACTTATGGATTTGTCCATCCAGCTACTGGCGAGAGTTTTTTCTTGATTTTACCCAGAGTCAACATTGCTGTCATGCAAATGGCTTTAGATGCTTTTGCCGCTGAAGTCAATCCTCATCATCACAAAATCATTGTTTTGCTTGTTGATCAAGCTGGTTGGCATACCAGTAAACAATTAATGTTGCCAGCTGGTATCATTCTGTTTCCTCTGCCTGCTTATACACCTCAACTCCAACCGACTGAGTGTGTTTGGTCGCTTCTACGTGAAGCTGTTGCTAATCAGATGTTTTCTACTCTCGATGAACTAGAAACTGTGTTAATTTCTCGTTGTCAATGGTTAATGTCTCACCCTCAAATTGTTCATGGCAAGGTTGGGTTTGATTGGATTTGCCAAATTTGA